One segment of Gilliamella sp. ESL0441 DNA contains the following:
- the atpH gene encoding F0F1 ATP synthase subunit delta: MADLITIARPYAKAAFEFAVEKNNIETWHKMLVLTSEVSQNEQIRSILTSDMKADSVANLLINICQDVLDEFSTNFIKIMSENKRLSLLPEVLTLFEQYCSEKEAQADVDVISAQALSNEQLDKISIAVEKRLSRKVKLKCHIDPSLISGFIIRTGDMVIDSSIRGRLTRLNDALQS, from the coding sequence ATGGCAGACTTAATTACAATTGCTCGCCCTTATGCTAAAGCTGCTTTTGAGTTTGCGGTAGAAAAAAATAACATCGAAACTTGGCATAAAATGTTAGTGTTAACATCTGAAGTTAGTCAAAACGAGCAAATTCGCAGTATTTTGACATCTGACATGAAAGCCGATTCGGTTGCTAACTTACTCATCAATATCTGTCAAGATGTATTAGATGAGTTTAGTACTAATTTTATTAAGATTATGTCTGAAAACAAACGGTTATCACTTCTTCCCGAAGTGCTTACACTGTTTGAACAATATTGTTCAGAAAAAGAAGCGCAAGCAGATGTCGATGTCATTTCGGCACAAGCACTGTCTAACGAACAACTTGATAAGATTTCTATCGCTGTCGAAAAACGTTTATCACGAAAAGTAAAACTAAAATGTCATATTGATCCATCGCTCATTTCTGGTTTTATTATTCGTACGGGCGATATGGTTATTGATAGTAGTATCAGAGGGCGTTTAACAAGATTAAATGACGCTCTACAGTCTTAA
- the atpF gene encoding F0F1 ATP synthase subunit B, with protein sequence MNMNATLLGQAITFVLFVWFCMKFVWPPVIAAIEKRQKEIADGLASAETAKKDLELAKANTSDLMQQAKVEANAIIEQANKRKAIILEEAQQEAIREKERIVAQGFAEVEAERKRAKEELKQQVATLAIAGAEKIIERSVNEAANSDIIDKLVAEL encoded by the coding sequence ATGAATATGAACGCAACTCTCCTCGGCCAAGCAATAACATTTGTATTGTTTGTTTGGTTCTGTATGAAGTTTGTTTGGCCTCCTGTTATCGCTGCGATTGAAAAACGTCAAAAAGAGATAGCTGATGGACTTGCTTCAGCAGAAACAGCAAAAAAAGATTTGGAATTAGCCAAAGCAAATACATCTGACTTAATGCAACAGGCTAAGGTTGAGGCTAATGCAATTATAGAGCAAGCCAATAAACGCAAAGCAATTATTCTTGAAGAAGCACAACAAGAAGCAATTCGAGAAAAAGAACGAATTGTTGCGCAAGGATTTGCTGAAGTAGAGGCTGAACGTAAACGAGCTAAAGAAGAGCTTAAACAACAAGTCGCTACACTTGCTATTGCTGGTGCAGAAAAAATTATTGAACGCTCTGTTAATGAAGCCGCAAATAGCGACATCATTGATAAACTCGTAGCTGAATTATAA
- the atpB gene encoding F0F1 ATP synthase subunit A, producing the protein MAVSSPASPQAYIKHHLENLQVGSGFWTLNLDSLFFSILMGFVFLWIFHRVARKATSGVPGKLQCAVEMIFEFVNNTVKDMFTGQNKLIAPLALTVFIWIFLMNLLDLIPVDFLPYAGQYLGLSHLRVVPTADVSITMSMALGVFILIIFYSIKYKGISGFIKDYTLHPFNHWALAPINLVLELVGLLAKPLSLGLRLFGNMYAGELIFILIAALIPWWSQWVLSLPWAIFHILIITLQAFIFMVLTIVYLAMASATEEH; encoded by the coding sequence ATGGCAGTTTCCTCTCCGGCTTCGCCACAAGCTTATATCAAGCACCATCTTGAAAACTTACAAGTAGGTTCAGGATTTTGGACCCTTAATCTCGATTCATTATTTTTTTCAATTTTAATGGGTTTTGTTTTCTTATGGATTTTTCATCGTGTTGCCAGAAAAGCAACAAGTGGAGTACCAGGTAAATTACAGTGTGCTGTCGAGATGATTTTTGAATTTGTTAATAATACTGTCAAAGACATGTTCACTGGTCAAAATAAACTCATTGCGCCATTAGCGTTAACTGTGTTTATTTGGATTTTCTTAATGAACTTATTGGATTTAATCCCTGTTGATTTTCTTCCTTACGCAGGCCAATATCTTGGTCTATCCCATTTAAGAGTAGTGCCAACTGCAGATGTCAGCATTACTATGTCAATGGCTTTAGGCGTATTTATCTTAATTATCTTCTATTCTATCAAGTACAAAGGAATTTCAGGATTTATTAAAGATTACACCCTTCATCCATTTAATCATTGGGCTTTAGCACCAATTAATTTAGTTCTTGAACTTGTTGGCCTATTAGCTAAACCACTATCTTTAGGCCTACGACTTTTTGGTAATATGTATGCTGGTGAGCTTATTTTTATCTTAATTGCGGCGTTAATACCTTGGTGGTCACAATGGGTATTATCCTTACCGTGGGCCATCTTCCATATTTTAATTATTACATTACAAGCTTTTATTTTTATGGTGTTGACGATCGTTTATTTAGCAATGGCATCGGCAACAGAAGAACATTAA
- the atpE gene encoding F0F1 ATP synthase subunit C, whose protein sequence is MEILYVAAGIMMGLAAVGGAIGIGILGGKFLEGAARQPELIPMLRTQFFIVMGLVDAIPMICVGIALYIIFAVAG, encoded by the coding sequence ATGGAAATTTTATATGTAGCCGCAGGCATAATGATGGGATTAGCTGCTGTAGGTGGCGCAATCGGTATCGGTATATTAGGTGGAAAATTCTTAGAAGGGGCAGCTCGCCAACCGGAATTAATCCCTATGTTACGAACTCAATTTTTCATTGTTATGGGGCTAGTGGATGCGATCCCAATGATTTGTGTGGGTATTGCGCTTTATATCATCTTTGCTGTAGCCGGCTAA